Proteins encoded within one genomic window of Balaenoptera ricei isolate mBalRic1 chromosome 10, mBalRic1.hap2, whole genome shotgun sequence:
- the ANKRD54 gene encoding ankyrin repeat domain-containing protein 54 isoform X4, whose amino-acid sequence MPTMWKQQLLEDGADPCAADDKGRTALHFASCNGNDQIVQLLLDHGADPNQRDGLGNTPLHLAACTNHVPVITTLLRGGARVDALDRAGRTPLHLAKSKLNILQEGHSQCLEAVRLEVKQIIQMLREYLERLGRHEQRERLDDLCTRLQMTSTKEQVDEVTDLLASFTSLSLQMQNMEKR is encoded by the exons CAGCTGCTGGAAGATGGCGCGGACCCCTGTGCAGCTGACGACAAGGGCCGCACAGCCCTGCACTTTGCCTCCTGCAATGGCAATGACCAGATTG TGCAGCTGCTTCTGGACCATGGAGCCGACCCCAATCAGCGAGATGGGCTGGGGAACACGCCACTGCACCTGG CGGCCTGCACCAACCATGTCCCTGTCATCACCACACTGCTGCGAGGAG GGGCCCGGGTAGATGCCCTGGACCGGGCGGGCCGCACGCCCCTGCACCTGGCCAAGTCGAAGCTCAACATCCTGCAGGAAGGCCACTCCCAGTGCCTGGAGGCCGTGCGGCTGGAGGTAAAGCAG ATCATCCAGATGCTGAGGGAGTACCTGGAGCGCCTGGGGCGGCACGAGCAGCGGGAGCGGCTGGATGACCTCTGCACCCGCCTCCAGATGACAAGCACCAAAGAGCAG GTGGATGAAGTGACCGACCTGCTGGCCAGCTTCACCTCCCTCAGCTTGCAGATGCAGAACATGGAGAAGAGGTAG